A genome region from Yoonia vestfoldensis includes the following:
- a CDS encoding enoyl-CoA hydratase/isomerase family protein: MTDILIRKDGRAGLITLNRPQALNALTWDMCLAIETALDDWSRDPQVALILIDGAGERAFCAGGDIADMYASGQRGDFSYGQRFWRDEYRLNRKIHDYPKPIVTFLHGFTMGGGVGIGCHASHRIVCEGSKIAMPECSIGLVPDVGGSLLLARAPGYLGTYLGLTGDRMDAGDAIHAGFADHYIPAQYWEALKSILTTTGNVAAIKAGPAPDSRLKDWQGVIDAAFCAPDLAMIRAQLATGGALADHALPLLDYNAPLAMAVAARIIAAVRQDPQIKTALDHEFRYTFRCAAQGDFIEGIRAAIIDRDRSPRWQPYSDDDITAMTAPLGKDALIWEDAT, from the coding sequence ATGACAGATATCCTGATCCGCAAGGACGGGCGCGCGGGGCTGATCACGCTCAACCGGCCCCAGGCGCTGAATGCGCTGACCTGGGATATGTGCCTGGCCATCGAGACCGCGCTGGATGATTGGTCCCGCGACCCGCAGGTCGCGCTGATCCTGATCGACGGCGCGGGCGAGCGTGCCTTTTGCGCAGGCGGTGATATCGCGGATATGTATGCCAGCGGCCAGCGCGGCGATTTCAGCTATGGCCAGAGGTTCTGGCGCGACGAATACCGGCTGAACCGCAAGATCCATGATTACCCCAAACCCATCGTGACCTTCCTGCATGGCTTTACCATGGGCGGCGGTGTCGGGATCGGCTGCCATGCCAGCCATCGGATCGTCTGCGAGGGCAGCAAGATCGCGATGCCCGAATGCAGCATCGGGCTGGTGCCGGATGTGGGCGGCTCGCTTCTTCTGGCCCGCGCGCCGGGCTATCTGGGGACCTATCTGGGCCTGACCGGCGACCGGATGGATGCGGGCGATGCGATCCATGCGGGTTTCGCCGATCATTACATCCCGGCGCAATATTGGGAGGCGCTGAAATCAATCCTGACCACGACAGGCAATGTCGCCGCGATCAAGGCCGGCCCCGCCCCCGACAGCCGGCTGAAAGACTGGCAAGGCGTCATTGACGCGGCCTTTTGCGCGCCCGACCTGGCGATGATCCGGGCGCAGCTGGCGACAGGCGGCGCGCTTGCCGATCATGCGCTGCCGCTGCTGGATTACAACGCCCCGCTGGCCATGGCCGTGGCCGCGCGGATCATCGCGGCGGTCCGACAGGACCCGCAGATCAAAACCGCGCTCGACCATGAATTCCGCTATACATTCCGCTGCGCAGCACAGGGCGATTTCATCGAAGGCATCCGCGCCGCGATCATCGACCGCGACCGCAGCCCGCGCTGGCAGCCCTATAGCGATGATGACATCACCGCGATGACCGCCCCTTTGGGCAAGGATGCATTGATCTGGGAGGATGCAACATGA